The Xenopus tropicalis strain Nigerian chromosome 2, UCB_Xtro_10.0, whole genome shotgun sequence genome window below encodes:
- the dhrs12 gene encoding dehydrogenase/reductase SDR family member 12: MSLYRNTIWFLKGMREYTKSGYETAAKQFLSEDLEFDVRGRSYMITGANSGIGKAAALVIAKKGGTIHLVCRNKERAEEAQRELKANSGNEDISVHLLDMSDPKQIWEFAEKFKTEHKLNVLINNAGCMVNKRELTEDGLEKNFATNTLGTYILTTALLPSLEKEEDPRVITVSSGGMLVQKLNVSDLQFETGTFDGTMAYAQNKRQQVILTEQWAKANPNVHFSVMHPGWADTPAVRSSMPDFYEKMKNRLRTEEQGADTVVWLTLSPSAKKHPSGLFFQDRKPVSTHLPFALTHSSPGDEEKLMESLKELSQKFAPASCKL, encoded by the exons ATGTCTCTGTACAGAAACACCATCTGGTTCCTGAAGGGGATGAGGGAGTACACCAA AAGTGGGTATGAGACTGCAGCAAAACAATTTTTATCAGAAGATTTGGAGTTCGATGTCAGGGGAAGGTCTTATATGATCACTGGAGCAAACAGCGGGATTGGCAAAGCTGCTGCCTTGGTAATTGCAAAGAAAG GTGGAACTATCCACTTGGTGTGCAGAAATAAGGAAAGAGCAGAAGAAGCCCAAAGAGAACTCAAAGCAAACAGTGGAAATGAG GACATTTCAGTGCATTTGCTGGATATGTCTGACCCCAAACAAATATGGGAATTTGCTGAGAAGTTCAAGACTGAGCATAAACTAAATGTCTTG ATAAACAATGCCGGGTGCATGGTTAATAAGCGGGAACTGACTGAAGATGGCCTAGAGAAAAATTTTGCCACCAATACTTTGG GTACATACATTCTAACAACTGCACTGCTGCCATCTTTGGAGAAAGAAGAGGATCCCAGAGTT ATAACGGTTTCCTCGGGAGGAATGTTGGTTCAGAAACTGAACGTGTCAGACCTGCAGTTTGAGACAGGCACATTTGATGGCACAATGGCATATGCACAGAACAAG CGACAGCAAGTAATATTAACAGAGCAGTGGGCTAAAGCCAACCCGAATGTCCATTTCTCTGTCATGCACCCAGGCTGGGCTGACACACCAG CTGTGAGATCCTCAATGCCAGATTTCTATGAAAAGATGAAGAACAGGTTACGCACAGAGGAGCAAGGTGCAGACACTGTTGTATGGCTGACACTTTCCCCCTCTGCCAAGAAGCACCCGAGTGGCCTTTTCTTTCAGG ATCGGAAACCTGTTTCTACACATTTACCCTTTGCGCTTACACATTCCTCTCCTGGGGATGAAGAGAAACTTATGGAGAGCTTGAAGGAACTGTCCCAAAAATTTGCACCCGCTTCCTGTAAATTGTAA